The following coding sequences lie in one Rothia sp. SD9660Na genomic window:
- the coaBC gene encoding bifunctional phosphopantothenoylcysteine decarboxylase/phosphopantothenate--cysteine ligase CoaBC — translation MRVVIGIGGGIAAYKAAMLLRLFGKAGHEAIAVPTEAALKFVGQPTLEALSGNPVSVDVFERVPEVNHVRQAEQADAVIVAPATADLMARLAAGRANDLLTATVLTTHAPVILAPAMHTQMWEHPATQANVATLKSYGYHVIEPAVGRLTGPDSGVGRLPEPEDIFTQALALLGWNQDAAGEGQPVEAGGLPLAGQRLLITVGGTREALDPVRFLGNRSSGKQGIALATAATELGAQVHLIAAHVEVEIPGNLHRVTRVSSALQLREAVFEHLAATDVLIMTAAVADFRPAEYADAKIKKTDDPGQDPVIRLVRNPDVLKEAVLYREENPQRAPHTIVGFAAETGDATTSPLDYGRAKLARKGCDYLAVNTVSETQGFGADSNTITLLSGQNDREVTLQGSKLDVSRAILRHIAQEFNNHSPSSPTGPREVQ, via the coding sequence ATGCGAGTTGTTATTGGCATTGGAGGGGGCATTGCTGCCTATAAGGCGGCAATGCTCCTTCGTCTTTTCGGTAAGGCCGGGCACGAGGCTATTGCGGTACCCACCGAGGCTGCCCTCAAGTTTGTGGGGCAGCCTACTCTTGAAGCCCTGAGCGGCAACCCGGTGTCGGTGGACGTCTTTGAGCGGGTTCCCGAGGTCAATCACGTGCGGCAGGCTGAGCAGGCTGACGCTGTGATTGTTGCCCCGGCGACAGCTGACCTCATGGCTCGTTTAGCAGCTGGGCGGGCTAACGACCTGCTGACTGCAACCGTGCTGACCACTCATGCCCCAGTTATTTTAGCGCCGGCGATGCACACCCAGATGTGGGAGCACCCGGCTACCCAGGCCAACGTAGCGACCCTGAAGTCCTACGGCTACCACGTCATCGAGCCTGCCGTGGGTCGACTGACCGGCCCCGACTCCGGCGTGGGGCGCCTGCCCGAGCCTGAAGATATCTTTACTCAGGCTCTTGCTCTTTTGGGATGGAATCAGGACGCCGCGGGGGAGGGCCAGCCGGTTGAGGCAGGTGGGCTGCCCCTGGCTGGGCAGCGACTGCTCATTACAGTCGGCGGTACCCGTGAAGCCCTCGACCCGGTGCGCTTCTTGGGCAACCGATCCTCGGGCAAGCAGGGCATTGCCCTTGCTACTGCCGCTACTGAACTTGGCGCACAGGTACACCTCATTGCAGCTCATGTGGAGGTCGAGATACCGGGTAACCTGCACCGGGTCACCCGGGTATCAAGTGCCCTGCAGCTGCGCGAAGCCGTGTTTGAGCACCTGGCAGCCACCGACGTCCTGATTATGACCGCGGCGGTGGCCGACTTCAGGCCGGCAGAGTACGCGGACGCCAAGATTAAAAAGACGGACGACCCCGGCCAAGACCCCGTGATTAGGCTGGTGCGCAACCCCGACGTCCTCAAAGAAGCCGTGCTCTACCGCGAGGAAAACCCGCAGCGAGCACCCCACACCATCGTTGGTTTTGCTGCCGAGACCGGGGATGCCACCACAAGCCCGCTCGACTACGGCCGCGCCAAGCTGGCGCGCAAGGGCTGCGACTACCTGGCGGTGAACACCGTGAGCGAAACCCAGGGATTTGGGGCAGATAGCAACACTATTACCCTGCTCTCGGGCCAGAATGACCGCGAGGTAACCCTCCAGGGCAGCAAGCTCGACGTCTCCCGCGCAATACTTCGTCATATAGCGCAAGAATTCAACAATCATTCACCAAGTAGCCCCACCGGGCCGAGAGAAGTACAGTAA
- the metK gene encoding methionine adenosyltransferase, translated as MTENNHLRLFTSESVTEGHPDKICDQISDSILDALLTVDPLSNVAVETLVTTGQVHVAGEVTTNGYVDIPSIVRKTILNIGYNSSTHGFDGEFCGVSVSIGEQSPDINSGVYNSLEARQGTAADDLDRQGAGDQGIMFGYATNETEVLMPAPIYVAHRLAEQLTKVRKDGTLPNLRPDGKTQVTLGYDENFKPVMIDTVVVSTQHTADYDLDQLAADIQQHVIEPVLASFDFDSSQAKFIINPAGRFVQGGPVGDAGLTGRKIIVDTYGGMARHGGGAFSGKDPSKVDRSAAYAMRWVAKNIVAAGLADRAEVQVAYAIGQAAPVGIYVETFGTEKVEIFKIEQAIREVFDLRPLAIIRDLELRRPIYAKTAANGHFGREEREFTWERTNRVSELKAAVGL; from the coding sequence GTGACTGAAAATAATCATCTTCGTTTATTCACCAGTGAGTCCGTGACCGAGGGCCACCCCGACAAGATTTGTGACCAGATCTCTGACTCAATCCTGGACGCTCTGCTGACCGTTGACCCGCTCTCAAACGTAGCGGTTGAAACCCTGGTCACCACCGGCCAGGTGCACGTAGCGGGTGAGGTGACCACCAACGGTTACGTCGATATCCCCAGTATTGTGCGCAAGACTATCCTCAACATCGGCTACAACTCATCCACCCACGGCTTCGACGGTGAATTCTGTGGCGTGTCTGTATCGATTGGCGAGCAGTCACCAGACATTAACTCGGGTGTTTACAACTCCCTCGAAGCCCGCCAGGGCACCGCAGCCGACGACCTGGACCGTCAGGGTGCAGGCGACCAGGGCATCATGTTCGGTTACGCCACCAACGAGACCGAAGTGCTCATGCCCGCCCCCATTTACGTTGCCCACCGCCTGGCCGAGCAGCTGACCAAGGTACGCAAGGACGGCACCCTGCCCAACCTGCGCCCCGACGGCAAGACCCAGGTCACCCTGGGCTACGACGAGAACTTCAAGCCCGTCATGATTGACACCGTTGTGGTATCGACCCAGCACACCGCAGACTACGATCTCGACCAGCTTGCAGCCGATATTCAGCAGCACGTGATTGAGCCGGTTCTGGCCAGCTTCGACTTTGACTCGTCTCAGGCCAAGTTCATCATCAACCCCGCAGGTCGCTTCGTTCAGGGTGGTCCCGTGGGCGACGCCGGTCTGACCGGCCGCAAGATTATTGTGGATACCTACGGTGGCATGGCCCGCCACGGTGGCGGTGCCTTCTCAGGTAAGGACCCCTCTAAGGTTGACCGTTCTGCCGCCTACGCCATGCGCTGGGTTGCCAAGAACATCGTTGCTGCCGGACTCGCCGACCGCGCCGAGGTTCAGGTCGCCTACGCTATTGGTCAGGCCGCCCCCGTCGGTATCTACGTTGAAACCTTCGGCACCGAAAAGGTCGAAATCTTCAAGATTGAACAGGCTATCCGCGAGGTCTTCGACCTGCGCCCACTGGCCATTATTCGCGACCTAGAGCTGCGCCGTCCTATCTACGCCAAGACCGCCGCTAACGGCCACTTCGGCCGCGAAGAGCGCGAGTTCACCTGGGAACGCACCAACCGCGTGAGCGAACTCAAGGCGGCTGTAGGCCTCTAA
- a CDS encoding primosomal protein N' has protein sequence MTTAPTPESLQPDLLQGFDIPDAHLVGSTAAEDAAVTLPIARVHIDTHVPHLDRLFDYRVPAALDEEAQPGVRVRVKFGGREVTGWLRERVEHSDAPARLVPLHKVISPLPIVTPEIFELADALAERYAGLVPDVLRLAVPPRVASVEKAFLEAEETAEVLTPDCPDLTGFTDYAQGAEFCEDLLAGHQARAVMAVLPSHPERSWEQLLASALVATASTGRGALAVVPDHKSLDRLTAALEELVDTDAFVRLTANDKPTPRYRSYLKAQSGQVRIVIGTRSAAYAPVANLGLVACWDDGDSSLVEQRAPYCQARDVLLLRATLEKTAALFMGYAVSSEAARLVRTRWASFLGADRALVRSFTPRVMPTGDDYQLARDPLAAIARIPHQAFAVAKDALATGPVLIQVARAGYIPALACQRCRMPARCDNCRGPLTQPAGGSAPQCGWCGHLAHHWHCLDCGYNRWRTGIAGALRTAEELGRAFPGVPVITSSGENIKTNIGPEPALVIATPGGEPVADGGYAAALLLDADRMLQFDSLRAPETALRRWLNAAALVRSFAVGGRVVTTASPSAALEALVRWDPMGFALWEMDERAEIGLPPAVRTAAITGSERAVQVFLEAITLPDEARVNGPMPLADSTGYYEGDADSDLYRAIIFFPYAVGAKLTHHLRSIKASLAALKKSEPVQIRCDGLDIL, from the coding sequence ATGACAACGGCACCCACCCCCGAATCCCTGCAACCTGATTTGTTGCAGGGATTCGACATACCCGATGCGCACCTGGTCGGTTCCACTGCAGCCGAGGACGCCGCGGTGACGCTGCCGATTGCCCGCGTGCACATCGACACCCACGTGCCCCACCTCGATAGGCTCTTTGACTACCGAGTGCCAGCGGCCCTTGATGAGGAGGCCCAGCCCGGGGTGCGGGTGCGGGTTAAGTTCGGGGGGAGAGAGGTCACCGGCTGGCTACGGGAGCGGGTAGAACATTCGGACGCCCCCGCCCGACTGGTACCTCTGCACAAGGTCATATCGCCCCTGCCTATTGTTACCCCTGAAATCTTTGAGTTAGCTGATGCCCTAGCGGAGCGTTACGCGGGGCTGGTGCCCGATGTACTCCGCCTGGCTGTACCCCCGCGGGTTGCTAGCGTTGAGAAAGCTTTTTTAGAGGCAGAAGAAACGGCTGAGGTGCTCACTCCAGATTGCCCCGACCTCACCGGCTTCACTGACTACGCCCAGGGGGCAGAGTTCTGTGAGGATCTGCTTGCCGGCCATCAGGCCCGGGCGGTGATGGCTGTGTTGCCCTCCCACCCGGAACGGAGCTGGGAGCAGCTGCTGGCGTCCGCCCTGGTAGCTACCGCCTCCACCGGCAGGGGAGCGCTAGCCGTCGTACCCGACCACAAGAGCTTAGATCGCCTTACTGCTGCCCTTGAAGAGCTAGTAGATACGGACGCCTTCGTTCGGTTGACCGCCAACGACAAGCCCACCCCCCGCTACCGCAGTTATCTGAAAGCCCAAAGCGGGCAGGTGCGTATCGTGATCGGTACTCGTTCAGCCGCCTACGCTCCCGTAGCGAACCTGGGTCTAGTTGCTTGCTGGGACGACGGGGACTCTTCCCTGGTCGAGCAGCGGGCCCCCTACTGCCAGGCCCGGGATGTTCTTCTACTGCGGGCCACCCTCGAAAAAACGGCGGCCCTCTTCATGGGGTATGCGGTCTCTAGTGAGGCTGCCCGCCTGGTCCGCACCCGCTGGGCCAGTTTCCTGGGGGCTGATAGGGCCTTGGTCAGGTCTTTTACTCCCCGGGTCATGCCCACTGGCGATGACTATCAGCTTGCCCGCGACCCCCTGGCTGCAATTGCCCGCATACCCCACCAGGCTTTTGCCGTAGCCAAGGACGCCCTCGCCACGGGACCCGTGCTGATTCAGGTGGCCCGTGCCGGATACATCCCCGCTCTGGCCTGCCAGCGCTGCCGCATGCCCGCCCGCTGCGATAACTGTCGCGGCCCCCTGACTCAGCCCGCCGGGGGAAGTGCCCCCCAGTGCGGCTGGTGCGGCCACCTGGCCCACCACTGGCACTGCCTTGACTGCGGGTATAACCGCTGGCGTACCGGCATCGCTGGTGCCCTGCGAACCGCAGAAGAACTGGGGCGAGCCTTTCCCGGCGTGCCGGTGATAACCTCCAGCGGCGAGAACATCAAAACCAATATCGGCCCAGAACCGGCCCTGGTCATCGCAACCCCCGGCGGCGAACCGGTAGCTGATGGCGGTTATGCGGCCGCCCTGCTACTCGATGCCGACCGGATGCTGCAGTTCGACTCCCTGCGAGCCCCCGAAACCGCCCTTCGGCGCTGGTTGAACGCGGCAGCCTTGGTGCGCTCCTTTGCCGTGGGCGGCCGCGTCGTCACCACGGCCAGCCCTTCCGCAGCTCTTGAAGCCCTGGTGCGCTGGGACCCCATGGGCTTTGCCCTCTGGGAAATGGACGAGCGGGCCGAAATTGGCCTGCCCCCGGCTGTCCGCACCGCCGCCATCACCGGTAGTGAGCGTGCCGTGCAGGTCTTTTTGGAGGCTATTACCCTGCCCGATGAGGCCCGCGTCAACGGCCCCATGCCCCTGGCCGATTCGACCGGCTACTACGAGGGGGACGCCGACAGCGACCTCTACCGCGCCATTATCTTCTTCCCCTACGCAGTGGGAGCCAAACTCACTCACCACCTGCGCTCCATCAAGGCCTCGCTAGCTGCCCTGAAAAAGAGCGAGCCCGTGCAAATACGCTGCGACGGGCTCGATATTCTCTAG
- a CDS encoding glycosyltransferase family 1 protein, with amino-acid sequence MKLFIDARYTRIGFHDGISRYTASLLFALKELADAGDPRLPEGLELTMVISDQRQLEMLPDLPSVKICAPTSALEPTAALQLNRYSPDVVFSPMQTIGLGGLGRQFKLILTLHDLIYYSHPTPPGFLPLPVRLGWRAFHTTYAPQRYLLNRADAVATVSQTTAALMREHELTTNPITVIPNAPQAKDFVAQEQALELAPARTKDLIYMGSFMPYKNIETLLQAMKFLPDYRLHLLSKVAPARLAELQPLVGENVVFHGGTSDEDYRQLLCTATALLTASREEGYGLPAVEAQSAGCPVVLSDIPIFREIAPSALFAETSSPFAFAQAVRDLEDRQIQQTSIVNGLADAARYTWQQSALTLLDLSSSLHRQ; translated from the coding sequence ATGAAACTCTTTATTGATGCCCGCTATACCCGCATCGGTTTTCACGACGGTATTAGCCGCTACACCGCGTCCTTACTCTTTGCCCTCAAGGAGCTAGCGGACGCCGGGGATCCGCGCCTGCCCGAAGGTCTGGAGCTCACCATGGTCATTAGCGATCAGCGTCAGCTTGAGATGCTGCCCGACCTGCCGTCCGTGAAAATCTGTGCGCCGACATCCGCCCTGGAACCTACCGCCGCCCTGCAGCTCAACCGCTACTCCCCCGACGTGGTCTTCTCGCCCATGCAAACCATCGGGCTGGGTGGGCTCGGCAGGCAGTTCAAGCTGATCCTGACCCTGCACGATTTGATTTACTACTCCCACCCCACGCCGCCGGGCTTCCTCCCCCTGCCGGTGAGGCTGGGCTGGCGGGCCTTCCACACCACCTACGCGCCCCAGCGCTACCTGCTGAACCGGGCGGACGCCGTCGCTACGGTCTCGCAGACCACGGCGGCTTTGATGCGGGAGCACGAGCTGACCACCAACCCCATTACGGTGATACCCAATGCCCCCCAGGCTAAGGACTTTGTGGCCCAGGAGCAGGCGCTCGAATTGGCCCCGGCGCGTACTAAAGACCTGATCTACATGGGCTCTTTCATGCCCTACAAGAACATTGAAACCCTGCTACAGGCCATGAAGTTCCTGCCAGATTACCGTCTGCACCTACTCTCCAAGGTAGCTCCAGCCCGCCTGGCTGAATTACAGCCCCTAGTCGGCGAAAACGTGGTGTTCCACGGGGGAACCAGCGATGAAGACTACCGCCAGCTGTTATGCACCGCCACCGCCCTGCTGACCGCCTCGCGGGAAGAAGGCTACGGGTTGCCAGCGGTAGAGGCCCAGTCGGCGGGCTGCCCCGTGGTGCTGTCGGATATCCCGATTTTCCGGGAAATTGCCCCTTCAGCCCTCTTTGCTGAGACCAGCTCCCCCTTCGCCTTTGCGCAGGCGGTACGTGATCTAGAAGACCGGCAAATCCAGCAGACCAGCATTGTGAACGGTCTTGCAGACGCCGCCCGCTATACCTGGCAACAGAGTGCCCTCACCCTGCTGGATTTATCTTCTTCCCTTCATCGGCAGTAG
- a CDS encoding alpha/beta hydrolase, producing MSASPHSAGVFEPVPQQVPAGTRFEGWVGGTYSRWWVYGKADATPLVLVHGFRGDHHGLEIIATGLKDFCVYIPDLPGFGKTAPIEGAEHAVSTYAAWLVDFIETAVGIPVHLVGHSFGSIVSSYAALVRPQLVERLTLINPICQPALEGDQKVMSRLAELYYGAGAALPTSLGFALLRSRLVTRLSSEFMMKNHDPALRRFINGQHDAYFGAFASREAVLEAYRASISSTAADFTPALPMPVQLIVAEKDDLGTLELQQAMARKLQRGRLDIIPEVGHLIHYETPLRAASLIADFHSHNLEEGK from the coding sequence ATGTCTGCAAGCCCCCACTCGGCCGGTGTTTTTGAGCCGGTACCCCAGCAAGTTCCGGCTGGGACGCGCTTCGAGGGCTGGGTTGGCGGCACCTATAGCCGCTGGTGGGTGTATGGAAAGGCGGACGCCACTCCCCTGGTTTTGGTGCACGGTTTTAGGGGCGATCACCACGGCCTTGAAATCATTGCCACCGGCCTGAAGGATTTTTGCGTGTATATTCCTGATCTGCCGGGCTTTGGTAAGACTGCCCCGATTGAGGGGGCTGAGCATGCGGTGAGCACCTATGCTGCCTGGTTGGTTGATTTCATTGAGACTGCCGTGGGTATCCCGGTGCACCTGGTGGGCCACTCTTTCGGGTCGATCGTGAGCTCTTATGCCGCCCTGGTTCGCCCCCAACTGGTAGAGCGTTTGACCCTGATTAACCCCATCTGCCAGCCTGCCCTTGAGGGGGACCAAAAGGTGATGAGCCGCCTGGCTGAGCTCTATTACGGTGCGGGAGCAGCCCTACCTACTTCCTTAGGTTTTGCCCTGCTGCGCTCCCGCCTGGTCACCAGATTGAGCAGTGAGTTCATGATGAAGAATCACGACCCCGCCCTGCGCCGGTTCATCAACGGCCAGCACGATGCCTACTTTGGTGCCTTTGCCTCCCGTGAGGCAGTACTAGAGGCCTATCGGGCTTCTATCAGTTCCACCGCAGCTGATTTCACCCCGGCCCTGCCGATGCCGGTGCAGCTCATTGTGGCAGAAAAGGACGACCTGGGTACCCTAGAACTTCAGCAGGCCATGGCCCGTAAACTCCAGCGGGGGCGGCTCGATATCATTCCCGAGGTCGGCCACCTGATTCACTACGAAACTCCCCTGCGGGCTGCTTCGCTCATTGCTGACTTTCATTCCCACAACCTAGAGGAGGGCAAGTAG